Part of the Candidatus Binatia bacterium genome is shown below.
AGCTGGAGAGAACCTCCTCGATGACCTGCTTTTCTCCCTGTTCGATTTTCTTCGCGATCTCCACCTCGCCCTCGCGGCTCAAGAGCGAGACCGTTCCCATCTCCCGGAGATACATCCTGACCGGGTCGCCGGTCTTTCCGGCGACGTCCCCGTCCACGTCGACTTCGAGCTCTTTCTCCTCCTCTTCGTCATCCGCGAGCTCTTCGGCCTGGCCCGCCAGGCTCACCCTCTGATTGGAGTCGATGACTTCGATGTCCATCTCGCCGAAGAGCGACATGACGTCATCGATCTGATCCGGCGACACGACGTCGGCCGGGAGCATATCGTTGACCTCATCGTAGGTGAGATAGCCCTTCTCCTTACCCAGGTCGATCAGCTTCTTGACCTCCTTGATATCTTTTTTCTCCGCCACGGGATCGGCGGAGGAAGACATTTTCTCGCGCTTGACCGGGTCTCGGTTCTGGGGCCGGCTCACTGGCGTATGAGCTGCCGCTCTCTTCGGTCGACCTCTTGCCATTCGAGCATCCTTTCTCTTTTAGTCTTCTCGTCCTTCTTCTCTTCCGCGATCCGGATCGCCTGCCTGAGATCCCGCTTCAGACCGGTCAAATGCCGCTTATACAGATCGGCGATCAGATCCCCCATCATCTTTTCGGACTCGTCTTCGGCAATGGTTTCCGCCTCCAGGACCAGGCCCGCGATCTTGGATGCGCGTTCGGAGGAAAACCTTTCGGCCAGGCCGGCCGCATCGACGCTGTTCCGTTTACGCCACTCGGTGAGCATCTCCTGAAGAATTTCGTTCCATGCGGGGCTCAGCAAGGATTGCAACTCGGATTCCTTCTCCACGCGCTCGATCATGGCGGGAAAACGAAGCATGAGCGCGATCAGCAGGCGCTCGGTTTTCTCCTTGCCCGCCTCTGGAAGGGCTCCGGCGGACGGCGGCGCAGCGGCCGGCCGCTTGCCCTCGCCCGCTTGGCGCAGCGCCTCGCGCAAGAGATTCTCCCGAATGCCCAGTCTATCGGCCGCCGTCGCGGCTAACAGATCGGCCTCGAGTGGATTGCGCACTTTCGCCAGCACCCGACTCATCTCCTGGGCGATTTGGCTCTTTCCCTCCAAACTTGACCCGTAACGTTCTCTTAACCAGGTAAAATAGAAATCTGCAAGGGGACTAGCCAGGTCAAGGATCTGTTTTTCCAGAGCCTCTTTTCCTTTCGAACGGACAAAGGTGTCAGGGTCTTCTCCTTTGGGCAAGAAGGCACCGAGCCCTAACAGGCCGCCTTCGATGAAAATCTCAAGGCTCCGGGCCGCGGCCTTTCTTCCCGCCTCGTCGCCGTCGAAAAGAACAATGATTTTTTTCGTGTAGCGTCCCAGCATGCGCACGTGGTCCGGCGTCAGCGCGGTGCCGAGCGTCGCCACCGCGTCGGCGACGCCGAACTGCGCCAGGGCGACGACGTCTAAGTATCCTTCCACGACCAGGACGCGGTCCGTCTCGCGAATCCGCTCCCTGGCCTGGTATAGACCGTACACGGTCGACCCCTTGCGAAACAGCGGCGTCTCGGCCGAGTTGAGATACTTGGGCATCCCCTGGCCGAGGACCCGGCCGCCGAAGCCGACGATTTTTCCCGCGGCGTCGGCGATCGGAAACATGACCCGGCCGAAGAATTTTTCTCCGTAGCGCTCCCCGCCCCGGTCGCTCAAGAGTCCCAGGCGGATCGCGTCCTTCAGCGAGAGCCCTTCTTTTTTAAGGAAGGCGGCAAGACCCTGACCGGTCTCGGGCGCATAGCCGAGATCGAAGCGGCGCGCCGTTGGCTCATCAACCCCGCGCGACTTGAGATACTGGAGCGCGCGTCTCCCCTCGCCCTGGCCGAAGAGGAGCCCATGAAAATAGGCCGCCGCTCTTTCGTTCAAACGATAAAGAGATTCTCTCTGCTCGGCGTCTCTTCTCGCGCCGGGCGCCTGGAGCCGCTCGACGACGATTCCATAGCGCTTGCCGACCCGCTCCACCGCCTCGGGGAAGCTCAGATGATCGTACTGCATCAGGAAATGGAAAACGCTCCCTCCCGCGCCGCAGCCGAAGCAGTGAAAGATGCCTTTTTCCTCGTTGACGGTAAAGGAAGGAGTCTTTTCGGAGTGAAACGGGCAGAGCCCGAGATGATTGCGGCCGGTTTTCTTGAGGGTCAGATAGTCCGAGATCACCTCCACGATGGAAGCGCGATCGCGGATCTCGATGATCTTTTCTTCCGGGATCATGAGGCGCGTCTACTCTAAAGCACTCACGCTCGCTCGCGACTCTTTCGGCCCCAGCAGCTTGGTCTTGCTCAATTCGACGAGTTCCGCGGCCAACTGATTGAACGCGGGAACGAGATACGAATGGCCGATCTTCTCCTTCGCCTTTCCCGAAATCAAGGGCGTCGACGTCAGAAAAAAAATCGCCAGCGCCATGATCGCGGCGCCCTTTCCCGCTCCCAGAACGACGCCCCCGATCCGGTTGATCCCTTGAAGGAAAAGGAGCGATGCGGAGCGATGAAGCAGCCAACCGATCAGATTTAAGCTGAAATAAGTCAAAAAGAAAAGGGCCACAAACGTCAGGGCGCGCAAAAAAATGAAAGAGGATTTCCAGCTCTCCGCCCACAGCGCGGCGACAGGTTGCTCGTAGCGCACCGCGATCATCAAGCCGGCGAAAAGCCCCAGCAGAGAGAACGCCTCGCGGAACAACCCTTTGAAGTAACCTCTCAGTGCGAAGAGCGAGAGCAGGACGAGCAGGATCGGATCGACGATATTCACCGGCGGGTTACTTCCAGCAATGGCAACGGTCGCGCGTCATCCGACTCAGAGCGTCCCGGCGTTGCCTATTACGGCGCGCTCAAGATCTCTTTGGCCAGCTCGCTCACCCGCCTGCCGTCGGAGCGGCCGGTGACTTTAGGCATGAGCTGCTTCATCACGCGTCCGAGGTCCTGGAGACCCTTGGCGCCCACCTCTTCGATGGAGCTTCGGATCAGCGCACGGACCTCTTCCTCGCTGAGCGACTCGGGAAGAAAGCGGCGCAGGACCGCGAGCTCGGCTTCCTCCTGCCGAAGCAGATCGGTCCGGCCGCCCTTGCGAAAAAACTCGATCGATTCCTGGCGCTGCTTGCAAAGAGTGGCGACGGTCTTGAGAATCTCATCCGGGCTGAGCTCGCGGCGCTGTTTGATCTCTTCGTTATGAAGGGCCGATAACAAAAGCCTGAGCGTGGACAGGACGACGCGGTCGCCGCTCTTCATCGCGGCTTTCATCCCGTCTTGAATTTCAGACTTGAGTCCCACGCTTTGTGAACAGAGCGCGCGGCGGCGCTTAAAAGTAGTGACTCCGCGCCCGGCGCAAGGCCCTTTTTTTCGCCGCTATCGCTTTCTTCTTGCGCTTGACGCTGGGCTTTTCGTAGTGCTCTCGCTTGCGCAGCTCGGCCAGGATGCCGGCTTTCTCGCACAGTTTTTTAAAGCGCCGAATGGCGCTCTCGATGGACTCGTTATCTCGAACTCGTATTCCCGTCATAGTGTATGGATCACCCCCCACTCGAACCACCGCCGCTTCTCCTCAACTCAGCAATTTTATCCGAATCGCGTTCCAAGTCAAGCAAAAGAGCGTTGGCTGCGGAGCATTTTTTCCTTGTGGAACCGTCCGCGGCCCGTATGAAACCCCGACACGCTCCGATGAGAAACGAGCCCATACAGCCTTGCATGGAATGAAGGCTTTTCAACGCTATGACTCGAAGCAGCTATGGATCCGAACTCATGCGCGTAGGGAATGGCGCAGAGCGACCGCGCGGGGGTGCGACGTTGTGCCAAGAATTGCCTAAACCAGACCGTATTTGCCAGGAAGATACCCGAAAGTAAGGAGCTTTGAATTGGCGCAGAGGAAAGGACGAAGTCGCCTCACCTTCTCTTTTGCCTGATCTTCCAAAATTTCTCGGGGAAATCCGAGATGATCCCGTCGACGCCGAGGGCGAGGAATTTTTCCATCTCGCGGAGGTCGTTGACCGTCCAGACGAGAGTCTTGAGGCCGATCCCGGCCGCGCGCTCGAGGACAGGCGGCGTCGCCAGCTCTTTTTGAATGTGCAGCGACTCGGCGCCGATCTCGCGCGCGAGCTGGAACGGGTTGTCTTTAATCTCATTCGCGTGCAGAACTCCGATCCGCGCGTCGGGCGCCAGCTCGCGCAGGCGCCGGAGCACGCGATTGTCGAGGCAAGAAAGAACCGAGCGCTCCAGGTAATCGTAGTGGCTCAAGATGAAGAGCAACTGAAGCTCGATTGCCGAAGCGCCCGGTTTCCCGGCTTTGATATCCAGGTTGAGATCGACCTTGCCGTCAATAATATCGAGCGCCTCTTCCAGAGTAAGAATGCGCTCGCCTTTGAACGACTTCTTGAACCAACCGCCGACGTCGAGCTTCTTAAGCTCGGCGAGAGTCTTTCCCCGGACGGTGCCTTTCGCCCGCGCGGTGCGCCGGAGCTTCTCGTCGTGAAAGACGACGATGTGGCCGTCTTTCGAGAGCTGGCAATCCAGCTCGATCATGTCGGCTTCGGCTTCGAGCGCCTTCTCGATCGCGGCGCGCGTGTTCTCCGGGTAGGAGCCGGAGCTGCCGCGGTGCGCCACTCTGATAAACGTCGCCATGCTCAATCGGTCTTTCTAAGGTAAATAAAAAATTCCTTGTTGCCCTTCGGCCCGACGAGCGGCGACTCGACGACGCCGATGACTTGAAGTTGCAGCGAGACCGCCGCCGCCCGGATTTCTCCGATCACTCTCTCATGTTCCTCGCGCCGGCGCACGACGCCGCCCTTGCCGACTTTCCCTTTGCCGACCTCGAATTGCGGCTTGATCAAAGCAACGATTTCGCCCCTGGGAGCGAGCAGATTGCGAACGGAGGGGAGAACTAAGCGGAGCGAGACAAAGGAGGCGTCGATGGTTGCGAGCTCGGCCGGCTCGGCCAGCTCGCCGGGCTCGAGGTGGCGGATATTGGTTTTTTCTCGGACGACGACGCGCGGATCGTTTCTTAGTTTCCAATCGAGCTGGCCGTAGCCCACGTCCACCGCGTAAACGCGCCGCGCGCCGAAGGCGAGCAGGCAATCGGTAAAGCCGCCGGTCGAAGCGCCCACGTCGAGCGCGATCTTATCCTTAACGTCGATCGAGAAATGTCCGAGCGCTCCTTCCAGCTTGACGCCGCCGCGGCTCACGTAGGGCATCGCCTTGCCCCTAAGCCGGATAAGAGAACCCGCGTCGATCAAGCTGCCGGCCTTGGCGAACGGCCGGTCATCGACCAGCACCTCGCCGGCAAGAATGCGCCTGCGGCCTTCTTCCCGGCTCGCGACCAGCCCGCGCTCGACCAGGAGTTTATCTAAGCGCTCCCTCTTTCCCATCCCTCCTTTTTTCTCTTCTTCTCTCCCCGAACCATGCGGAGAGCCGCGTGCGCGATGGCGTCCTTGTCGATGCCGCAGATCTTTCTTAGCTCGTCCTGAGTCCCATGCGGGATAAACTTGTCCGGAACGCCCAAACGCCGGACGCCGACGCCCGTCATTCCCTCGTCGGCTAAAAGCTCCACGATCGCACTGCCGAAGCCGCCCTGCACGACGTGATCTTCGACGGTGATCGCGCACCGAACCCGGGCCAGAAGATCGAGGAGCAGCTCGCGATCGAGCGGTTTTACGAAGCGCGCGTTGACTACCGCGGCGTCGATGCCGAGAGGAGCAACGTCCTGAGCGGCTCTCAGCGCCGGCAGTACAGTATTGCCGACGGCGAGAATGACGATGTCTTTCCCTGGTTTCAGCAGCTCTCCTTTGCCGATCTCCAGCGGGCGGATCTCCTTGTCGATTTCCACTCCGGCGCCCTCGCCGCGCGGATAACGAAGCGCGATCGGTCCGTCATGATCGATCGCCGTCTTGAGCATGCTTCTCAGCTCGTTTTCGTCCTTCGGCGCCATCACCGCCATATTGGGTATCGATCGGAGATAGGCGAAGTCGAAAACGCCGTGATGCGTCGGGCCGTCGGCGCCGACCAGGCCGCCGCGGTCGAGCGCGAAGACGACGTGCAGGTTTTGCAGGCACACGTCGTGGAGAATTTCGTCGTAGCCGCGCTGGAGGAAAGTGGAATATATCGCCACGACCGGAATCCAGCCCTCTGTCGCCAATCCCGCAGCAAAGGTCACCGCGTGCTGCTCCGCGATGCCGACGTCGTAGGAGCGGTCGGGGATTTCGCGCGACAGTTTGTCGATGCCGGTGC
Proteins encoded:
- the dnaG gene encoding DNA primase — encoded protein: MIPEEKIIEIRDRASIVEVISDYLTLKKTGRNHLGLCPFHSEKTPSFTVNEEKGIFHCFGCGAGGSVFHFLMQYDHLSFPEAVERVGKRYGIVVERLQAPGARRDAEQRESLYRLNERAAAYFHGLLFGQGEGRRALQYLKSRGVDEPTARRFDLGYAPETGQGLAAFLKKEGLSLKDAIRLGLLSDRGGERYGEKFFGRVMFPIADAAGKIVGFGGRVLGQGMPKYLNSAETPLFRKGSTVYGLYQARERIRETDRVLVVEGYLDVVALAQFGVADAVATLGTALTPDHVRMLGRYTKKIIVLFDGDEAGRKAAARSLEIFIEGGLLGLGAFLPKGEDPDTFVRSKGKEALEKQILDLASPLADFYFTWLRERYGSSLEGKSQIAQEMSRVLAKVRNPLEADLLAATAADRLGIRENLLREALRQAGEGKRPAAAPPSAGALPEAGKEKTERLLIALMLRFPAMIERVEKESELQSLLSPAWNEILQEMLTEWRKRNSVDAAGLAERFSSERASKIAGLVLEAETIAEDESEKMMGDLIADLYKRHLTGLKRDLRQAIRIAEEKKDEKTKRERMLEWQEVDRRERQLIRQ
- a CDS encoding CvpA family protein; amino-acid sequence: MNIVDPILLVLLSLFALRGYFKGLFREAFSLLGLFAGLMIAVRYEQPVAALWAESWKSSFIFLRALTFVALFFLTYFSLNLIGWLLHRSASLLFLQGINRIGGVVLGAGKGAAIMALAIFFLTSTPLISGKAKEKIGHSYLVPAFNQLAAELVELSKTKLLGPKESRASVSALE
- a CDS encoding GatB/YqeY domain-containing protein translates to MGLKSEIQDGMKAAMKSGDRVVLSTLRLLLSALHNEEIKQRRELSPDEILKTVATLCKQRQESIEFFRKGGRTDLLRQEEAELAVLRRFLPESLSEEEVRALIRSSIEEVGAKGLQDLGRVMKQLMPKVTGRSDGRRVSELAKEILSAP
- the rpsU gene encoding 30S ribosomal protein S21, translated to MTGIRVRDNESIESAIRRFKKLCEKAGILAELRKREHYEKPSVKRKKKAIAAKKRALRRARSHYF
- a CDS encoding glycerophosphodiester phosphodiesterase family protein, producing MATFIRVAHRGSSGSYPENTRAAIEKALEAEADMIELDCQLSKDGHIVVFHDEKLRRTARAKGTVRGKTLAELKKLDVGGWFKKSFKGERILTLEEALDIIDGKVDLNLDIKAGKPGASAIELQLLFILSHYDYLERSVLSCLDNRVLRRLRELAPDARIGVLHANEIKDNPFQLAREIGAESLHIQKELATPPVLERAAGIGLKTLVWTVNDLREMEKFLALGVDGIISDFPEKFWKIRQKRR
- a CDS encoding TlyA family RNA methyltransferase; this encodes MGKRERLDKLLVERGLVASREEGRRRILAGEVLVDDRPFAKAGSLIDAGSLIRLRGKAMPYVSRGGVKLEGALGHFSIDVKDKIALDVGASTGGFTDCLLAFGARRVYAVDVGYGQLDWKLRNDPRVVVREKTNIRHLEPGELAEPAELATIDASFVSLRLVLPSVRNLLAPRGEIVALIKPQFEVGKGKVGKGGVVRRREEHERVIGEIRAAAVSLQLQVIGVVESPLVGPKGNKEFFIYLRKTD